One Caretta caretta isolate rCarCar2 chromosome 6, rCarCar1.hap1, whole genome shotgun sequence genomic region harbors:
- the LOC125639049 gene encoding extracellular tyrosine-protein kinase PKDCC-like encodes MRAARGKEGASLARPGGAALLGILAASALLALALQSCPGAGPCWGANGTRGCPRPARRPPPALLGELSRRQRDLRRLATSAGPPERGLSRGGRLGCGDLSRVTGLGVVGSGFTKLVQRAALPGAGAIALKSVHRAGGDVSRCVQRYGHPAGCRRLASYKLLKEVTLLQRLDHPGVVKLHGQCYDNSLDPEIKVTAMLELGSPLEMIQLLQTPWEERFKICLSLVKLLFYLAHSPLGSVVLLDFQPRQFVMVDGNLKVTDMDDASTEELSCKEDNDCTLDFPAKSFILKCTAAGKCDGLNEKKNLFNAYRYFFTYLLPHTAPSALRPLLGDILNGTGDLRYGINETLGAFEKVLHLYKSGLYLQNRLPLLKDYITLKGFRTMEMQDYKCWPSYSHLGCLLSIHNAEEAAAICNSQPQCQSFIVTQQRTWTGRPLASFRSCLTDLIPDVNAVLYIKRSAPSRERL; translated from the exons ATGCGGGCAGCCAGGGGCAAGGAGGGCGCCAGCCTCGCCCGGCCCGGGGGGGCGGCGCTGCTGGGCATCCTGGCCGCCAGCGCCCTACTCGCCCTGGCCCTCCAGAGCTGCCCGGGCGCTGGCCCCTGCTGGGGGGCGAACGGGACGCGGGGCTGCCCCCGGCCTGCCAGGCGGCCTCCCCCGGCTCTGCTGGGCGAGCTGAGCCGGCGGCAGCGGGACCTGCGGCGCTTGGCCACCTCTGCCGGGCCCCCGGAGCGGGGGCTGAGCCGCGGCGGCCGCCTGGGCTGCGGGGACCTGAGCCGCGTAACCGGGCTGGGCGTCGTGGGCTCCGGCTTCACCAAGCTGGTGCAGCGAGCGGCGCTACCGGGGGCCGGAGCCATCGCCCTCAAGTCGGTGCACCGGGCCGGCGGCGACGTGAGCCGCTGCGTGCAGCGCTACGGGCATCCCGCCGGCTGCCGCAGGCTGGCCAGCTACAAGCTGCTCAAGGAGGTGACCCTGCTGCAGCGCCTCGACCACCCCGGCGTCGTCAAG TTGCATGGTCAGTGCTATGATAATAGCTTAGATCCTGAAATAAAGGTCACAGCTATGCTGGAGCTGGGATCCCCTCTGGAGATGATTCAGCTTCTGCAGACTCCCTGGGAAGAGAGATTTAaa ATTTGCCTGAGTCTAGTGAAACTGCTGTTTTACCTGGCACATTCCCCTCTGGGTTCAGTAGTCCTCTTGGATTTCCAGCCAAGGCAGTTTGTTATGGTGGATGGAAACTTAAAAGTGACAGACATGGACGATGCCAGCACTGAGGAACTGTCATGCAAGGAAGATAATGACTGCACACTAGACTTCCCTGCAAAAAGCTTCATTCTCAAATGTACTGCAGCTGGGAAATGTGATGGACTAAATGAAAAGAAGAATCTTTTTAATGCATACCG GTATTTTTTCACGTATCTTTTGCCACACACTGCACCTTCTGCTTTGCGGCCCCTTCTGGGTGATATTCTGAATGGAACAG gtGATTTACGATATGGAATAAATGAAaccttaggagcttttgaaaaagttttacatttgtaCAAGTCTGGGCTATATCTACAGAACAGGCTTCCTCTTTTAAAAG ACTACATCACCCTAAAGGGATTCCGAACCATGGAAATGCAGGACTATAAATGCTGGCCCTCCTACAGCCATCTGGGATGTTTGCTCTCCATTCATAATGCAGAGGAAGCTGCAGCAATCTGTAACTCTCAACCACAGTGCCAAAGTTTTATTGTCACTCAACAGAGAACATGGACAG GACGCCCACTCGCCTCATTTCGAAGTTGCCTGACTGACTTAATACCAGACGTCAATGCGGTACTCTATATTAAACGATCTGCTCCCTCGAGGGAAAGACTTTAA